The Leucobacter chromiiresistens genome has a window encoding:
- a CDS encoding MFS transporter, producing MSNISPPNAAASGLAALTGRVVFGFVGTWVFALMAANLVPVLIAAMVQDLGVDIAAAGALATGMTAGSALAMFVTNRFIARADRPKLGRIGLVLMVLGYGFPAAVLTTPSVMIGLIVGGIGAGIMIATGTAAASSTRNPDRTVTSIMVINRLGAAALLAIAPVFHNDLRTVLIVIAALGVFGLLLAGGLPNLPASALDATGAVDTGDGRVRRTVGAAALVFAVSILLWSLTEDMVYSMTSVLAQQSDIGPETNSSLLAGKVLGGLVGALLAPLALRWLGRSWSFALIIAISTITKFIMVTSTTPLAYTVSILVWGVMYGAILVLYTGLAAIMDVTGRTGVLVSGFYLAGVAFGPLVGGQLVGLLTPLQYAITVSIPSAIFAAALFVIARRSRKFEQGNTTAVPVAKAAAAQPDTAPVQQH from the coding sequence ATGTCGAACATCTCGCCCCCGAACGCCGCCGCGAGCGGCCTCGCCGCTCTCACCGGCAGAGTCGTCTTCGGCTTCGTCGGCACCTGGGTGTTCGCGCTCATGGCGGCGAACCTCGTGCCCGTGCTCATCGCCGCGATGGTGCAGGATCTCGGCGTCGACATCGCCGCCGCCGGTGCGCTCGCCACCGGAATGACGGCGGGCTCCGCGCTCGCCATGTTCGTCACCAACCGGTTCATCGCCCGCGCCGACCGCCCCAAGCTCGGCCGCATCGGCCTCGTGCTCATGGTGCTCGGCTACGGCTTCCCGGCGGCCGTCCTCACCACCCCGTCGGTGATGATCGGCCTCATCGTCGGCGGCATCGGCGCCGGCATCATGATCGCGACCGGCACCGCCGCGGCCTCATCGACCCGCAACCCCGACCGCACCGTCACCAGCATCATGGTGATCAACCGGCTCGGCGCCGCCGCCCTCCTCGCGATCGCGCCGGTCTTCCACAACGACCTGCGCACCGTGCTCATCGTGATCGCCGCGCTGGGCGTCTTCGGCCTCCTCCTCGCCGGCGGCCTGCCCAATCTCCCCGCCAGCGCACTCGACGCCACCGGGGCCGTCGACACCGGCGACGGTCGGGTGCGACGCACCGTCGGCGCCGCGGCGCTGGTGTTCGCCGTGTCGATCCTGCTCTGGTCGCTCACCGAGGACATGGTGTACTCGATGACCAGCGTGCTCGCGCAGCAGTCGGACATCGGGCCCGAGACGAACAGCTCGCTGCTCGCGGGCAAGGTGCTCGGAGGGCTCGTCGGCGCACTGCTCGCCCCCCTCGCGCTGCGCTGGCTCGGACGCAGCTGGTCGTTCGCGCTCATCATCGCGATCAGCACGATCACCAAGTTCATCATGGTCACGAGCACGACGCCGCTCGCGTACACCGTCTCGATCCTCGTCTGGGGCGTCATGTACGGCGCGATCCTCGTGCTGTACACCGGGCTCGCCGCGATCATGGACGTCACCGGGCGCACCGGAGTGCTCGTCTCGGGCTTCTACCTCGCCGGCGTCGCGTTCGGCCCCCTCGTCGGCGGCCAGCTCGTCGGCCTGCTCACCCCGCTGCAGTACGCCATCACCGTGTCCATTCCCAGCGCGATCTTCGCCGCGGCGCTCTTCGTCATCGCACGCCGTAGCCGCAAGTTCGAGCAGGGCAACACCACCGCGGTGCCCGTCGCCAAGGCCGCGGCCGCGCAGCCCGACACCGCGCCCGTCCAGCAGCACTGA
- a CDS encoding LacI family DNA-binding transcriptional regulator produces the protein MASSVPGVTIVDIAQALGISKTAVSAALHGSGRVSEATRSRVLAQAEAMGYVSNRAAQRLRGGRHGAIGLSVPHDVRELSFYMELAFGAAAAASEAGSDLLLLADTGRGAARRPSTDGVIVVDPTPAAFPRLVERVGPVPLVSVGEYVGPDQDRVSAWIAADHRSLIAEALDALTDEGVVAPALVALPADREPAWAHDVAEGYRAWCAAHGASPLLLRSVLDPSEAELRATMQRAVDARCDGIVWVAQGLVLRALAAQSTEDRAAAPAPRLTMATMAAEPGAPGVTGVDLRAREYGRSAVRLLLRVLDGAVAPGTHEVHDARVIRPA, from the coding sequence ATGGCGAGCAGCGTTCCGGGTGTGACGATCGTCGACATCGCGCAGGCGCTCGGCATCTCGAAGACCGCGGTCTCGGCCGCCCTCCACGGGAGCGGGCGCGTCTCCGAGGCCACGCGGTCCCGAGTGCTCGCCCAAGCCGAGGCGATGGGGTACGTCTCGAACCGCGCCGCGCAACGCCTGCGCGGCGGGCGGCACGGCGCCATCGGTCTCAGCGTGCCGCACGACGTGCGCGAGCTCTCGTTCTACATGGAGCTCGCCTTCGGCGCAGCGGCCGCCGCCTCGGAGGCCGGAAGCGACCTGCTGCTCCTCGCCGACACGGGCCGCGGGGCCGCCCGCAGACCCAGCACCGACGGCGTGATCGTCGTCGATCCCACGCCCGCCGCGTTCCCGCGCCTCGTGGAGCGCGTCGGCCCGGTTCCCCTGGTCTCCGTCGGCGAATACGTCGGCCCCGATCAGGATCGGGTCTCGGCCTGGATCGCGGCCGACCATCGATCGCTCATCGCCGAGGCGCTCGACGCGCTGACCGACGAGGGGGTCGTCGCGCCCGCGCTCGTCGCACTGCCAGCCGACCGCGAGCCCGCCTGGGCGCACGACGTCGCCGAGGGCTACCGCGCCTGGTGCGCCGCCCACGGGGCGTCGCCGCTGCTGCTGCGGTCGGTGCTCGACCCCTCCGAAGCCGAGCTGCGCGCCACGATGCAGCGGGCCGTCGACGCCCGCTGCGACGGCATCGTCTGGGTGGCCCAGGGCCTCGTGCTCCGCGCGCTCGCCGCCCAATCGACCGAGGATCGCGCTGCGGCCCCCGCACCCCGGCTCACCATGGCGACGATGGCCGCCGAGCCCGGGGCTCCGGGGGTCACCGGGGTGGATCTCCGGGCCCGCGAATACGGCCGCTCGGCCGTCAGGCTGCTCCTCAGGGTGCTCGACGGGGCGGTCGCCCCGGGCACGCACGAGGTGCACGACGCCCGGGTGATCCGCCCCGCGTGA
- a CDS encoding LLM class flavin-dependent oxidoreductase — MTALRAVAGATPDQLVLGLDTFGDVTVDDAGERATHAQVLRDVVEQAVLADRLGVDAITLGEHHRDDFALTSPEIVLAAIAGCTERILLGTGVTVLSSDDPVRVYERFATLDAVSSGRAEAVLGRGSFIESFPLFGYDLDDYEALFTEKLDLFARLREEDPVTWSGRHRAPLVDQHVYPKTEQPDGVRAWIGVGGSPESVVRSVRTGIPMMLAIIGGDPSRFTPFADLYRRAQAELGRAPMPLGVHSPGHVAATDAEAREQLWPHFEANRNRIGAERGWPRTTRAEFEREADTGSLYVGSPETVAQRIAATVRTLGADRFDLKYANGTMPHRQLMESVELYAAAVMPRVRELLAAA, encoded by the coding sequence ATGACCGCACTCCGCGCCGTCGCCGGCGCCACCCCCGACCAGCTCGTTCTCGGCCTCGACACGTTCGGCGACGTCACCGTCGACGACGCGGGCGAGCGCGCCACGCACGCGCAGGTGCTGCGCGACGTCGTGGAGCAGGCGGTGCTCGCCGACCGGCTGGGCGTCGACGCGATCACGCTCGGCGAGCACCACCGCGACGACTTCGCGCTCACATCGCCCGAGATCGTGCTCGCCGCGATCGCGGGGTGCACGGAGCGCATCCTGCTCGGCACCGGGGTGACCGTGCTCTCGAGCGACGACCCCGTGCGGGTGTACGAGCGCTTCGCCACGCTCGACGCGGTGAGCTCGGGGCGCGCTGAGGCGGTGCTCGGCCGCGGGTCGTTCATCGAGTCGTTCCCGCTCTTCGGCTACGACCTCGACGACTACGAGGCGCTGTTCACCGAGAAGCTCGACCTGTTCGCCCGCCTGCGCGAGGAGGATCCGGTGACGTGGTCGGGCCGGCACCGCGCCCCGCTCGTCGACCAGCACGTCTACCCGAAGACGGAGCAGCCCGACGGCGTGCGCGCCTGGATCGGGGTCGGCGGCAGCCCCGAATCGGTGGTGCGCTCGGTGCGCACCGGCATTCCGATGATGCTCGCCATCATCGGCGGCGACCCGTCTCGCTTCACCCCGTTCGCCGATCTGTACCGGCGAGCGCAGGCGGAACTCGGCCGCGCCCCGATGCCGCTCGGCGTGCACTCCCCCGGGCACGTCGCGGCGACCGATGCGGAGGCGCGCGAGCAGCTGTGGCCGCACTTCGAGGCGAACCGCAACCGCATCGGGGCCGAACGCGGCTGGCCTCGCACCACGCGAGCCGAGTTCGAGCGCGAGGCAGACACCGGATCGCTCTACGTCGGCTCGCCCGAGACGGTCGCCCAGCGCATCGCCGCGACGGTGCGCACGCTGGGGGCCGATCGGTTCGACCTCAAGTACGCCAACGGCACGATGCCCCACCGGCAGCTCATGGAGAGCGTCGAGCTCTACGCCGCAGCGGTGATGCCGCGGGTGCGGGAGCTGCTCGCCGCGGCCTGA
- a CDS encoding DUF2568 domain-containing protein — MTSSSPAPAPHTARPALQLARGLFQLAAIVIVTVWGFLAWPRPFPGILTGLGLFVLAVLLWALFLSPKPVLRVDRFAQALFELCLIAAAVAALLALGVHWVGAAAFGVAAAAIGFIASSRRG; from the coding sequence GTGACCAGTAGTTCCCCAGCACCCGCCCCGCACACCGCCCGCCCGGCGCTCCAGCTCGCGCGCGGACTGTTCCAGCTCGCCGCCATCGTGATCGTCACGGTGTGGGGGTTCCTCGCCTGGCCGCGGCCGTTCCCGGGCATCCTCACCGGCCTCGGCCTGTTCGTGCTCGCCGTGCTGCTGTGGGCGCTCTTCCTCTCGCCGAAGCCGGTGCTGCGCGTCGACCGCTTCGCGCAGGCGCTGTTCGAGCTCTGCCTCATCGCCGCCGCCGTCGCCGCGCTCCTCGCGCTCGGCGTGCACTGGGTCGGGGCCGCGGCCTTCGGCGTCGCCGCCGCCGCCATCGGCTTCATCGCGTCGAGCCGCCGCGGGTAG
- a CDS encoding amidohydrolase family protein, whose translation MTTATLRVLDAHGGFSAPQRVAWSGGRFTAVGADGAASTGASAVHSTAANSAAANTATTTAPNTAPTIATTTPVIPADALLRTAGWIIPGLVDAHIHAAWHAFDAADRARLDVEQTRRATAEALARTLRAGVTSARDAGGLSVGDRDRIPAGERPRVACSVALIDRARADAAGGLDRAVEAVLEAGATWVKLVATAGVAAPAGAALEPHFSAAECASAVRRAESAGAAVMVHAWGGEAIDFAVAGGAASIEHGIFLTPEQAARAADAGTVFVPTLRIYRLVRGMIADGRLPREFGPRVDRAVARHPNAVRTARDHGVGIALGTDYGTAAQHGANRLEFDALVAAGLSAQEALVAATRTGAALLARAPRALQAPDPAAPSGAAPTGAIAPGAVADAVLLSRDPREPGALSNPASIVGVLLDGRLIDPHLPSSSTVPREDLP comes from the coding sequence ATGACCACGGCGACGCTGCGCGTCCTGGACGCGCACGGCGGGTTCTCCGCGCCGCAGCGCGTCGCGTGGAGCGGAGGCCGGTTCACCGCGGTCGGCGCGGACGGCGCCGCGAGCACCGGCGCCAGCGCAGTGCACTCCACCGCTGCCAACTCCGCCGCCGCCAATACCGCCACCACCACCGCCCCCAACACCGCCCCCACCATCGCCACCACCACCCCCGTCATCCCCGCCGACGCCCTGCTGCGAACGGCGGGCTGGATCATCCCGGGCCTCGTCGACGCCCACATCCACGCCGCCTGGCACGCGTTCGACGCGGCCGACCGCGCTCGGCTCGACGTGGAGCAGACGCGGCGGGCGACGGCGGAGGCGCTCGCGCGCACGCTGCGCGCCGGGGTGACCAGTGCGCGCGACGCGGGCGGGTTGAGCGTCGGCGACCGCGACCGCATCCCGGCCGGCGAGCGGCCCCGGGTCGCATGCTCGGTCGCGCTGATCGATCGGGCGCGCGCCGACGCCGCGGGCGGCCTCGACCGCGCGGTCGAGGCGGTGCTCGAGGCGGGGGCGACGTGGGTGAAGCTGGTCGCGACGGCGGGCGTTGCGGCCCCGGCCGGGGCGGCGCTCGAGCCGCACTTCTCGGCGGCGGAGTGCGCGTCGGCGGTGCGTCGCGCCGAGTCTGCGGGCGCCGCGGTGATGGTGCACGCGTGGGGCGGCGAGGCGATCGATTTCGCGGTCGCGGGTGGTGCGGCGAGCATCGAGCACGGCATCTTCCTGACCCCCGAGCAGGCCGCACGGGCCGCGGATGCGGGTACCGTGTTCGTGCCGACGCTGCGCATCTACCGTCTGGTGCGGGGCATGATCGCGGACGGGCGGCTTCCGCGGGAGTTCGGTCCGCGCGTCGATCGGGCGGTCGCCCGGCATCCGAACGCGGTGCGCACCGCCCGCGATCACGGCGTCGGCATCGCGCTCGGCACCGATTACGGCACGGCGGCGCAGCACGGCGCGAACCGGCTCGAGTTCGACGCGCTCGTCGCTGCGGGCCTCAGCGCGCAGGAGGCGCTGGTCGCGGCGACGCGCACGGGTGCCGCGCTGCTCGCCCGGGCGCCACGGGCCCTTCAGGCGCCGGATCCCGCGGCCCCGAGCGGCGCCGCCCCGACGGGTGCGATCGCGCCCGGTGCGGTCGCCGACGCCGTGCTGCTGTCTCGCGATCCGCGCGAGCCCGGCGCCCTGTCGAACCCGGCTTCGATCGTCGGCGTGCTGCTCGACGGGCGCCTGATCGATCCGCATCTTCCTTCGTCATCCACTGTTCCCCGAGAGGATCTCCCGTGA
- a CDS encoding ABC transporter substrate-binding protein has protein sequence MTPARSSHERPNRRPNQRPNRRPAARIASAAAAVLSAALLLSACAGGSDSAAGGSAASETPVSGGTLEFGRVAAVTDLDLNQQITANNAFAIDKIFEPLVSFDAEGRIVPWLAEYESSADGLTYVFTLRDGLTFSSGAEVAPADVVFSLERHIEVGGPLPLEAPIASIVASGDREVTITLRERYTPFLSELASFSNGVFPEDFGGVSEEEFFQNPVGTGPFVVDSWDPNGDLAFVRNEHYWQEGKPYLDSLVYKLVADDTQLQQQLSAGQLDAIDDVPAANAGQVDAGGGTVLSQTSGWSTEQVFFNTQREQFADVHVRRAVALALDREGITQATTFGTAEVANALLPPTITDSANDTVEPLDFDVEAARAELAKSRYPDGFSVTLLLASSDSQRAQIAQIVQESLAQIGIDVEIEQLDIAVFRERFFAYDYDFMLNSGQSDAPDPNGFITFQADPEGFSKSYWTHYANDRVTELMRQGRSTPEGDDRTEIYREIQQTLADEVPYIPLFFPANLKATRDDVHGFTVLPNGSVQFADVWVSGGAR, from the coding sequence GTGACCCCCGCCCGCAGTTCCCACGAACGCCCGAACCGCCGCCCGAACCAGCGCCCGAACCGCCGCCCCGCCGCCCGCATCGCGTCGGCGGCCGCAGCCGTGCTCTCCGCCGCGCTCCTCCTCAGCGCCTGCGCGGGCGGCTCCGATTCTGCGGCGGGCGGTTCGGCCGCCTCCGAGACGCCGGTGAGCGGCGGCACGCTCGAGTTCGGCCGGGTGGCGGCCGTCACCGATCTCGACCTGAACCAGCAGATCACGGCGAACAATGCGTTCGCGATCGACAAGATCTTCGAGCCGCTGGTGAGTTTCGACGCCGAGGGCCGCATCGTGCCGTGGCTCGCGGAGTACGAGTCCTCCGCCGACGGGCTGACGTACGTGTTCACCCTGCGCGACGGGCTGACGTTCTCGAGCGGCGCGGAGGTCGCTCCGGCCGATGTGGTGTTCTCGCTCGAACGGCACATCGAGGTGGGCGGGCCGCTGCCGCTCGAGGCGCCCATCGCGTCGATCGTCGCGTCGGGGGATCGGGAGGTCACGATCACGCTGCGCGAGCGATACACCCCGTTCCTCTCCGAGCTCGCGAGCTTCTCGAACGGCGTCTTCCCGGAGGATTTCGGGGGAGTGAGCGAGGAGGAGTTCTTCCAGAACCCCGTCGGCACGGGTCCGTTCGTCGTCGACTCGTGGGATCCGAACGGGGATCTCGCGTTCGTGCGGAACGAGCACTACTGGCAGGAGGGCAAGCCCTACCTCGACTCGCTGGTGTACAAGCTGGTCGCCGACGACACGCAGCTGCAGCAGCAGCTCTCGGCGGGGCAGCTCGATGCGATCGACGACGTGCCGGCGGCGAACGCGGGTCAGGTCGACGCGGGGGGCGGCACGGTGCTCTCGCAGACGAGCGGCTGGTCGACCGAGCAGGTCTTCTTCAACACGCAGCGGGAGCAGTTCGCCGATGTGCACGTGCGCCGGGCCGTGGCTCTCGCGCTCGATCGTGAGGGCATCACGCAGGCGACCACGTTCGGCACCGCCGAGGTGGCGAACGCCCTGCTGCCGCCGACCATCACCGATTCGGCGAACGACACGGTGGAGCCGCTCGACTTCGATGTCGAGGCGGCGCGGGCGGAGCTCGCGAAGTCGCGCTACCCCGATGGGTTCTCCGTGACGCTGCTGCTCGCGAGCAGCGACTCGCAGCGGGCGCAGATCGCGCAGATCGTGCAGGAGTCGCTGGCGCAGATCGGCATCGACGTCGAGATCGAGCAGCTCGACATCGCCGTATTCCGCGAGCGCTTCTTCGCCTACGACTACGACTTCATGCTCAACAGCGGGCAGTCCGATGCGCCGGATCCGAACGGGTTCATCACGTTCCAGGCCGACCCCGAGGGTTTCAGCAAGTCGTACTGGACGCATTACGCGAACGATCGCGTCACCGAGTTGATGCGGCAGGGGCGCAGCACGCCCGAGGGCGACGACCGCACGGAGATCTACCGCGAGATTCAGCAGACGCTCGCCGACGAGGTGCCCTACATCCCGCTGTTCTTCCCGGCGAACCTGAAGGCGACCCGCGACGACGTGCACGGCTTCACCGTGCTCCCGAACGGCAGCGTGCAGTTCGCCGACGTCTGGGTCTCGGGCGGCGCCCGCTAG
- a CDS encoding ABC transporter permease, with product MRRAAGAVGRALVRTAPVMLGVVIAVFFLLRLVPGDPAAMILGERATPESVAALRAELGLDAPLWVQFAGFLGQVVLHFDTGDSLVSGVSTRELVLATAPVSAGIVALALLLAVLIAVPLALVAALRRDGWADHLVRIVPAVGMGMPLFWLGLLLIIVFAVQLGWFPVGGVGSGPGEPLRSLFLPALAVALGMAPPLIRSLRAQLVDALEADFVTTLRAAQVPERRIVWRHVMRSAALPTLTLLGVNTAYLIGGTLVVERVFGINGVGSLLFQSIGTRDFPVVQGVALYCAFAVVVVTAITEALASVLDPRLRKLGGTR from the coding sequence ATGAGACGAGCTGCAGGGGCGGTCGGGCGTGCGCTGGTGCGCACGGCGCCGGTGATGCTCGGCGTGGTGATCGCGGTGTTCTTCCTGCTGCGACTCGTGCCGGGCGATCCCGCCGCCATGATCCTCGGAGAGCGGGCGACGCCCGAATCCGTGGCCGCGCTGCGCGCGGAGCTCGGGCTCGATGCGCCGCTCTGGGTGCAGTTCGCCGGCTTCCTCGGGCAGGTCGTGCTCCACTTCGACACGGGTGATTCGCTCGTCAGCGGCGTCTCGACGCGCGAGCTCGTGCTCGCGACGGCTCCGGTGAGCGCCGGCATCGTGGCACTCGCGCTGCTGCTGGCGGTGCTCATCGCGGTGCCGCTGGCGCTCGTCGCGGCACTGCGCCGCGACGGGTGGGCGGATCACCTGGTGCGGATCGTGCCCGCCGTCGGCATGGGCATGCCGTTGTTCTGGCTCGGCCTGCTGCTCATCATCGTGTTCGCGGTGCAGCTCGGCTGGTTCCCGGTCGGGGGCGTGGGATCGGGGCCGGGCGAGCCGCTCCGCAGCCTCTTCCTGCCCGCGCTCGCCGTCGCGCTCGGCATGGCGCCTCCGCTGATCCGGTCGCTGCGCGCCCAGCTCGTCGATGCGCTGGAGGCCGACTTCGTGACGACGCTGCGGGCGGCGCAGGTGCCGGAGCGACGGATCGTCTGGCGGCACGTCATGCGCAGTGCGGCGCTGCCGACGCTCACCCTGCTCGGCGTGAACACGGCGTACCTCATCGGGGGCACGCTCGTGGTCGAGCGCGTCTTCGGCATCAACGGGGTCGGCTCGCTGCTCTTCCAGTCGATCGGCACGCGCGACTTCCCGGTGGTGCAGGGCGTGGCCCTGTACTGCGCGTTCGCGGTCGTCGTGGTGACGGCGATCACGGAGGCGCTGGCGAGCGTGCTCGACCCGCGGCTGCGGAAGCTCGGGGGGACGCGATGA
- a CDS encoding ATP-binding cassette domain-containing protein, translating to MRASTPGGPGAGGGRGGRGGRGARARLSPAFTAGAILTALLIAVALAAPLLAPYSPTDQQLGQGLLPPSPEHWFGTDQLGRDVLSRMLFAARTDFGIAATAALAPFVIGVTVGLVSGYFGGAVDWVASRVTETVIAFPFYVLVIALVFALGAGAEGIVVAFALVGWVGYARVLRAMTAALRDTGWVRSARGGGLSHARVLVRHVLPNVLPQAVVLLATEIVLIMVAIVTLGYLGLGVRPPTPDWGTMIADAQPFVTTQWWLAAIPGLAVVLTGVALSLLGDGIGDLLRVGAARTARGGERGGDRRGVRGVDRVAMHGAVRGAVRVAGLRIAAEGGAPLVGRGAAVDLEVRPGESLGIVGESGSGKSLTLRAMLGMLPGGARAAAGSVAVGGPVGMVFQEPLTALDPLTRVGGQLLAAVRAAEPLITRRDAAGRVLDLLAQVRLPDPPRISRSYPHELSGGQRQRVVIALALAGSPAVLLCDEPTTALDVTVQREVLDLLRRLRAERGLTLVFVSHDLAVVAEMCDRLVVMAHGEVVESGPVADVLASPAAAETRALLAAAPTLPELADPVAEAPAHSRIGVVAGEPAAARVLLEVRDARVRYADFDAVDGVSLRLGAGSALGIVGESGSGKTTLARAIAGQVRLAEGGVLLDGAVLGARRSRAQLRRIQLVPQDPFSSLTPRRSVGGVLDEVLRDAPGVDTPGSAAADRAARVRELLRRVGLDADIAGAAPDRLSGGQRQRVAIARALAADPRVLVADEPTSALDTTARGRIIDLLRGLRDDLGLGVIVVSHDLGVVHELCDRVLLMRGGSVVESGDRAFFAAPRSEYGRELLTSVVRL from the coding sequence ATGAGGGCGTCGACCCCGGGCGGCCCCGGGGCCGGAGGCGGCCGAGGCGGCCGAGGCGGCCGAGGCGCCCGAGCGCGGCTCTCGCCGGCGTTCACCGCCGGCGCGATCCTCACCGCCCTGCTGATCGCGGTCGCGCTCGCCGCACCGCTGCTGGCGCCGTACTCGCCCACGGATCAGCAGCTGGGGCAGGGGCTGCTGCCGCCGTCGCCCGAGCACTGGTTCGGCACGGATCAGCTCGGCCGCGATGTGCTGTCGCGCATGCTCTTCGCGGCGCGCACCGATTTCGGCATCGCCGCGACGGCCGCTCTGGCGCCGTTCGTGATCGGCGTGACGGTGGGCCTCGTCTCGGGGTACTTCGGGGGCGCGGTCGACTGGGTCGCGTCGCGCGTCACCGAGACCGTCATCGCCTTTCCCTTCTACGTGCTGGTGATCGCGCTGGTCTTCGCCCTGGGTGCGGGGGCCGAGGGCATCGTGGTGGCGTTCGCGCTCGTCGGCTGGGTGGGCTATGCGCGGGTGCTGCGCGCGATGACGGCGGCGCTGCGCGATACCGGGTGGGTGCGCAGTGCGCGGGGCGGCGGGCTCTCCCACGCGCGCGTGCTGGTGCGGCACGTGCTGCCGAATGTGCTGCCGCAGGCCGTCGTGCTGCTCGCGACCGAGATCGTGCTCATCATGGTCGCCATCGTGACGCTCGGCTATCTCGGGCTCGGCGTGCGCCCGCCGACCCCCGACTGGGGCACGATGATCGCCGACGCCCAGCCGTTCGTGACGACGCAGTGGTGGCTCGCCGCAATCCCGGGTCTCGCCGTCGTGCTCACCGGCGTCGCGCTGTCGCTGCTCGGCGACGGGATCGGAGATCTGCTGCGGGTGGGCGCGGCGCGCACCGCACGCGGAGGAGAGCGGGGCGGTGATCGGCGCGGAGTGCGCGGTGTGGATCGCGTCGCGATGCACGGCGCGGTGCGCGGCGCCGTCCGTGTCGCCGGGCTGCGGATCGCCGCGGAGGGCGGAGCCCCGCTCGTCGGCCGGGGCGCCGCCGTCGATCTCGAGGTGCGCCCGGGGGAGTCGCTCGGCATCGTGGGCGAGTCGGGATCGGGCAAGAGCCTGACGCTGCGCGCGATGCTCGGCATGCTGCCGGGCGGTGCGCGTGCGGCTGCGGGGTCGGTCGCCGTCGGTGGGCCGGTGGGCATGGTCTTCCAGGAGCCGCTCACCGCGCTCGACCCGCTCACGCGCGTGGGCGGCCAGCTGCTCGCCGCCGTGCGGGCCGCCGAGCCGCTGATCACGCGCCGAGATGCAGCGGGCCGGGTGCTCGATCTGCTGGCGCAGGTGCGTCTGCCCGATCCGCCGCGCATCTCGCGCTCCTACCCGCATGAGCTCTCGGGCGGTCAGCGGCAGCGGGTCGTCATCGCGCTCGCGCTCGCCGGCTCGCCCGCGGTGCTGCTCTGCGACGAGCCGACCACGGCGCTCGACGTGACCGTGCAGCGCGAGGTGCTCGACCTGCTGCGACGTCTGCGCGCGGAGCGCGGGCTGACGCTCGTGTTCGTCTCGCACGATCTCGCCGTGGTGGCCGAGATGTGCGACCGCCTGGTCGTCATGGCGCACGGCGAGGTGGTGGAGTCGGGGCCGGTGGCCGACGTGCTCGCGTCTCCCGCGGCGGCGGAGACGCGCGCGCTGCTGGCGGCGGCGCCGACGCTGCCCGAGCTCGCGGATCCCGTGGCCGAGGCGCCGGCGCACAGCCGAATCGGGGTCGTCGCGGGCGAGCCCGCCGCGGCCCGGGTGCTGCTCGAGGTGCGCGACGCCCGGGTGCGGTACGCAGACTTCGATGCCGTCGACGGGGTGTCGCTGCGGCTCGGGGCCGGGTCGGCGCTCGGCATCGTGGGGGAGTCGGGATCGGGCAAGACCACGCTCGCTCGCGCCATCGCCGGCCAGGTGCGCCTCGCCGAGGGCGGCGTGCTGCTCGACGGCGCCGTGCTCGGGGCGCGCCGCAGCCGGGCGCAGCTGCGGCGGATCCAGCTCGTGCCGCAGGATCCCTTCTCGTCGCTGACGCCTCGTCGCAGCGTGGGCGGGGTGCTCGACGAGGTGCTGCGCGACGCCCCGGGTGTCGACACCCCGGGCTCCGCGGCAGCCGATCGCGCCGCTCGGGTGCGCGAGCTGCTGCGCCGCGTGGGCCTCGACGCCGACATCGCCGGCGCCGCACCCGATCGCCTGTCGGGCGGTCAGCGGCAGCGGGTGGCGATCGCTCGGGCGCTCGCCGCCGATCCGCGGGTGCTGGTCGCCGACGAGCCCACCTCGGCGCTCGACACGACCGCTCGCGGGCGCATCATCGACCTGCTGCGAGGCCTCCGCGACGATCTCGGGCTCGGCGTCATCGTGGTCTCCCACGACCTCGGCGTCGTGCACGAGCTGTGCGACCGGGTGCTGCTGATGCGCGGCGGCTCCGTGGTGGAATCGGGCGACCGCGCGTTCTTCGCGGCGCCGCGCTCGGAGTACGGGCGCGAGCTGCTCACCTCGGTCGTGCGCCTCTAG